The window TGGTATGCTCGTTGAGGCTCTGGAACGAGGCGAGCGAGCTGGAGGAAGGGACGGCGAGCGCGACCCCCGTACGATAGTACGGTTTTGAGATTCTCAAGCGGGTTTCACCCTGCGCTTCGCGGTCGGCAATGACGTCCAGAACAATGTCGCAACCGGCGCTCCGCATCTGGTACTGGGTGATAATCCAGTCGAGTCGCAGCGAGACGCCGAGCTCGTGTGCCAGCGCCTGGCCCAATTCGATCTGAAAGCCGGGAGGATCGGCGGCCTTGCTTGCGAACGGAAGCGAGTTCGGATGGGCGCACAATCCGAGCACGCCGGACGCGCGGACCGCGTCGAGGCTTCGTCCCTGCGCCGGATTCAGCAGTCCGATCACGGCGCCGACCACAATCGGGAGAACTGTCTTCATTCCGTGTCCTCGTATCGACATCGGCCTGGTCGATTCAACCCTCGCGCGGCTTCAGGGCGCGGATATATTTGACGATCTGGTCGATCTGCGCGTCAGTGAAGGCCCCGCCGAATGCCGGCATCGCACCAGACTTGCCGTTCTTGATGCGGCTGTGCAGATAGTCGTCGTCGCGCGGCGAATTCATCAGCTGCGGTCCCTTGCCGGCGGCCCGACCCCCAGCAGAGTGACAAAAGCCGCAAGTCCCTGCGAATAACTGCTCGACGTCGAGCGTCCCGTTGTCGGGTATGGGAGCGGCAGACTGCGCCTGAACCGGTGCGGCATACAGCAACGAGGCTCCGAGCACCGCCCATAGCAGCGCGGTGATCTTCTTCAAATGCAAGTTCAAGGTATCCAGCTCCATATCCTGAAGCACGATGTCCTGATGAAGCACGCCGCAATTCCGATCTACGGGGAGCAAGCTTGCGCCTGCTCCCCGGCAATCTGCGATGATCTATTTCAAGCTGAAGACGACAAGCGCCCCGTCATCACGCGGCATGCTCTTGTAGGCGCCGCCGAAGTTTGGCGCGTATTCGTCCGCCAGCATGCCGCCAAAGCCAGCGACCACGGCAATGTACTGCTTGCCGTTGACGGAATAGCTGACGATGCCGCCCTGGTGGCCGGTGCCGTTGTTGTGACTCCACAGCTCGGCCCCGGTTTCGGCATCGTAGGCATGAAGGATCCCGCGGGAATCGGGCACGAATACGAGATTGCCCGCGGTCGACAGCACGCTTCCGAGCGGCGGCTCGGGATAGCGAACCTCCCACTTCTTGGCGCCGGTGATGGGGTCGCGCGCGTCGAGATGTCCATAAATCTCTCCGCCCGGAGGGGGTACCATCTTGAAATCGGCGCCGATGTTGAGCTGGACCTGGGGCGCTGTGACCGGCGTCGTCTTCTGGACGTCGAGCGTCATGCACCATTCCTGGCCGATCTTGTAGTACAGGCCGGTCTTCGGGTTGTAGGAGCCGGCGTTCCAGCTGACGCCGCCGCCAATGAAGGGGCACAGCGGCGGCTCGGTGACCTTCCCGGCGCTGAAGTCGCGACGGCCGATCAAGGCACCCGTCTTGGGATCGATATCCTTGACGAAATTGATGTTCTCAACGAGCCGCCAGACATTCTTCACGGCGAGATTGCGGTCATAGACGAAGACGAAACCGCCCTTGTTCGGGTGAACCACGAACTTCTGACCGTCGCGTTCGAGCATCACAAACTCGCCGACCGCGCTGTCGAAATCCCAGGCATCGTGCGGCAATTCCTGATGATGGAATTTCAGCCTGCCGGTATCGACGTCGAGACCGATCACCGAACTCGTGTAGAGATTGTCGCCGGGACGCGCGCCTTGCGTCTTGTAATCGGCGCCCGACCAATCGTAGAGCGGCGCCGGGTTTGCGGTGCCCCATAGGATCGTGTTGGTCTCGGAATCGTAAGTGCCCGGCATCCAGCCGCCACCCCCGCCGGTGCGCCAGGAATCGTTTCCCCACGTCTTCATGGCCTCGTCGGTGCCGGCGACGGTCAAGAACTCCCACTTCTTCTTCCCGGTGGTGGCATCCAGGCCGAAGATCGGGCCGCGGCCCGGCCATTCACCGCCTTGCGCTCCGATGATCACCGTACCCTTCGCGTAAAGCGGTGCACCGGTGAAACCGACCGTGAGCTTCTGCGAGTCGATCAGCCTGGTTTCCCAGAGGACCTTCCCCGACTTCATATCCAGGCCAAGAACCCTGCCATCCATCGTGCCGACGAAAACCTTGCCCTCGCCGAGCGCTACGCCGCGATTGTAGGGGGAATGGGTCTGACGGGAGATCAGTGCCTCGTCCAGCTCCGGAAAATGAGACCAGATCACCTCGCCTGTCGCGCCGTTGAGCGCAAAAACCCGGCTGTAAGAACCCGAGTAATAGAGCACGCCATCCGCCACGAGGGGCATCGATTGCAGGCCGCGGGTCGAGCGTCCTGGAATATGGGTCCAGGCAACGTTCAGATTGCCGATATTGTTTGCATTGATCTGCGCCAGCGGGCTGTAGTGATAGGATTTGTATGAACCGTGATAGGTCAGCCAATCGTTCTGACCGCCGTTCTCGATCCGCGCAGTATCCACGGACTGGGCCAAGGCCGACGACACCATCAGCGTCGCGCCGGCAATAAGAGGTAGACCAGACTTACACCAAGGCTTCTTCATCCGTTCCTCCCGCTTTTATGTTTGTTTAACTTGCGTCTCACAGACGCCACCGCGAGGGATGCTGCAGTCCGCTCTCTGTCGGCCTTCTCCATCGCATACGAGCCGCCAACGGCTCTCGATCTCTCTCGGCGGACATCGCCAAAAGGTGCTACGTTTTTGGACTGGTTGCAGTTGCGCTTATCCTCGCTCCGGCAGCGTACGCCGGATGACGAGGAGCGCAAAGATGGAACACGCGCACGGCGCGAATTTGACGCGCAGCGCGGATCACAAACGTCAGTTGCGCTGTCCGGTTCGTTGGCCTCGCAGTCTCAGACTGCTGCGGGCGGACGCGATAGCGCCAAGGCCGGAGGAAGGATTTACCCGTACAGCACGCGCGGGAGGATCGTGACGATGCCGGGCCAGAGCGTCAGCAGCAGCACGAAGCCGACCATGATGAGAAGATAGGGCATCGTGACGCGTGCGATGTAGCCGAGGCCGTCGTCGGTCAGGCCCTGGATCACGAACAGATTGAAGCCGACCGGCGGGGTGATCTGGGCCATCTCGACCGCGAGCACGAGGAAGATGCCGAACCAGATCTCGTCGAAGCCAGCACCCTTCACGATCGGCAGCACGATCGGCAGCGTCATCACGATCATCGAGAAGCCATCGAGGAAGCAGCCGAGGATCAAATAGAAGATAATCAGCACGACGATCAGCATGAAGGGCGATAGCCCCAAGCCCTTCACGAAGGCGGCGACCGCCTGCGGGATGCCCAGGAAGGCCGCGGCGTTGCCGAGGATCGAGGCGCCGAGCACGATCAGCGCGATCATCGAGCAGGTCACGACCGAGCCGATCAGCACGTCGCGCATCACCTGCTGCGACATCGAGCCCTGCGCCCAGGCGACCAGCGCCGCGCCGAGCACGCCGACCGCGGCGGCCTCCGACGGCGTCGCCAGCCCGCCATACATCGAGCCGAGCACGCAGGCGATCAGGAACAGCGCAGGCGCGAGGTCCTTCAGCGCCGCAAAACGTTCGCGCCACGGCACCTGCGAGAGCTTGGCTTCCGTCTCCGGCACCATGCTGGGGTCGAGGGTCGTGTGCAGCATCACCCACCCCATGAAGGTGGCGGCCAGCAGCAGTCCGGGCAGCACGCCAGCCGTGAACAGTTTCAGGATCGAGACGTCGCCCAGCACGCCGTAGATGATCATGATGTTGGACGGCGGGATCAAAAAGCCGAGCGTGCCGGCGCCGGCGAGCGAGCCAATCGCGATGTCGCGGGAATAGCCGCGGCGTGTGAGCTCGTTCAGCGACATGCGGCCTATCACCTGCGTCGTCGCCGCCGACGAGCCGGAGATCGCCGCGAAGATGGTGCAGCCGATCACGTTCACATGCAGGAGACGACCCGGCAGAAGCCCCGCCCAGGGCGCGAGCCCCTGGAACAGCGAACGCGACAGACGGGTGCGAAACAGCAGCTCGCCCATCAGGATGAACAGCGGCAGCGCCAACAGCTCCTGCGTCGTCAAAATGTTCCAGGCGTATTGCGGCAGCAGCTTGTCGAGCGGAATCGAGCGGAACATCGCCAGCAGCAGCGTCGCGGTGAGCGCAAGCGTCAGGCCGATCCAGACGCCGCAGGCCAGAAGCGCAAACAGGATCGCGAAGAGAGCGACGACTTCTATGGTCATGGAGTCCGGTGTCCGCTGGCTGGCGCGAGGGCGATCATTCGACGGGCGAGGCCTTCATGCGATGATCCTCCAGCGGCAGGCCGAGCACGGCCTGGATCGCGCGCGCCAGGAACTGCAGCGTCAGCAGCAGCATGCCAAAGGCGACGACTCCTTGCGGAAACCACAGCGGGGTATCGCTCGAGGTCGAAACCTGGCCGCGCACATAGGCGCCGAAGGCGAACTTCGCCATCGACGAGGTCAGGAAGGCCATGAAGGCGAAGCCCGCGGCGGCCGACAGGATTTCGATCGCGCGCTGAAACGGAGCGGGAACGTTCTTCAGCAGCAGCACGACACGGATATGGCCGCCGACGCGCAGGGTCATGGCGGCGCCGAAAGTGAAGGACGCCGCCATCAGATAGGAGGAATACTCCCACGCGATCGAGATTGTGGGCGGAAAGAACGGCAGGAAGTTCGAGAGGAAGCGCGTTGCGACCTCGCACAGCATCAGCAGCGTCAGCATCAAGAGGCAGCCGCCGCCGATCCAGCCGTCGAGCCGGCCGAGACGGTCGATACCGTCGAGCAGGATGCGCAGCGGCGCCGGCGCCGCCGCGTTGAGACTTTGGGACGACGCAGGCAAAACATCCGCCACTGCAAGTCCTCAGCGCTTCATTTCGGCGAGATAGGCCCGCACCGGCTTGTCGGCCGCCGGCACGCGCTTGACGAAAGCCTCAAGCTGCGGCGCGGTCTTGGCGCGAATGTCCGTGATCATGGCCTCCGAGACCGGCACCACCTCCATGCCGCCTTCCTTGAGCCGGTTGAGGCTGTCGACGTCCGCCTTGAGCGAGTTCGCCCAGAAGCCCGGCTCCATCTTGGCGGCAATGCCGGCGACGAGTTGCTGCTGATCGGCGCTCAGTGCCTTCCAGGAATCGAGGTTGACGGTGAGCATCTGCGACGACCAGACGTGATTGGTCGGGTAAATGTATTTCAGGAATTCCCAGAATTTTCCGTCGACACCCGACACCGACGAGGTGGAGACGCCGGAGACCGCGCCGGAGGCAAGCGCGGGGATGGTCTCGCCCCAGGGAATCATCACCGGCGCCATGCCGACCACGGCCAGCATGTCGACGGCATTCTTGTCGGGCACGCGGATCTTGATGTTCTTCAAGCCGTCGACATCGGCGACCTTGACCTTGAGATGCAGATATTGCGTCGGCCACGGCACGATGTAGAGGATCTTCTGGTTGTTGCGCGCGGCGACCTTCTCGTATTCGGGCCGCACATATTTGTGCAGCACCTTCAACTCGTCCATCGAGCCGCAGAGAAAGGGAATGCTTTCGACGCCCATGAAGGGCTCGTCGCCGACCTGCTGGATATTGAGGACGTCGGCGAGCGGCACCAGGCCGTCGCGCACGGCACGCAGATGCTCGGGACCCTTGAAGCCGAGCTGGCCACCGGCCTTCACGGTGATCGCGACCGAGCCGCCGCTCTGCTTCTTCACCTCCTCCGCGAAGGCAAACGCGTTCTGGGTGTGGAAATTGCCGTCGGGCCATACCGTCGACATGTCCCAGCTCACCGTCGCCGCCCGCGCGCGGGTCGAGATGTGACCGGCTGCGAGCAGCGTCGCTGCGCCCGCGGTGAAATTCCGTCGCGTGATCATGGAGCCCCTCCGTTTGCTACGCGCACGACGCCTGAGGCGTCATCGCATATGCCCATAAACTGCAACCGCGTTGTCGGCAGACACGAGGCCACTTTCGATGTCGTCGTTGACGGCTGTCGGCGCACGCTCCCGGGGATCGCCGATGCCGGCGCCGCCTGGTGTCAGCACCACCAGCCGGTCGTCCGGCGGCACCTGCTGAAAGCCTTTTCCACGCAGCTTCTTACCGGACTTCAGCCCGACATAGCCGGCCTCGCCGTTCTTGCCGCCATCGCGACCACGTGGCGGATGATCGATACGGTCGAACGCCGCCAGGATGTCGAACGGCGCATCGACGCCGCTGCTGACCTCGATGATCTGGCCGAGGCCGCCGCGGGTGCGCCCTGCCCCGCCGGAATCCGGACGCAGCTCCTTGCGCCAGAAGATCAGCGGCGTCTGCGTCTCCGCGATCTCGACCGGCGTGCCGCGCACCCCGCTGGGATAGGCGGTCGCCGACAGCCCGTCCTTCGCGAAGCGCGCGCCGGTGCCGCCATTGGAGGTCACCGCCATGGAGAATCCATAATTGCCGCCGGCGCCCGAGCGGGTCTGTCCGCGCACGTTGAGATTCCACAGGCACGAGGTGCCTTCCGCGGGCACGCGCTCGGGAATGATCTGGCGCAGGCAGCCGAACACGACATCGGGCAGCATCTGACCGATGATGTGACGCGAGGCGACCGGCGCCGGCTTCGGCGCATTGAGGATCGCGCCCGGAGGAGCCGACACCGTCAGCGGCGAGAGCGAGCCGGCATTGTTCGGCATCTGCGAGGCGACGACGCAGCCGAGACCGAACACCGTGTAGGCGATGGTGTAGGACAGAGGCACGTTGATGCCGAACCGGGACGCGGCCGAGGTGCCGTCGAAATCCACATGGATGCCTTCGTCCGAGATCGTCAGCGTCGCCTCGAGCGAGACCGGCGCGTCATAGCCGTCTACCACCATGGTGTTGCGCCAGGTGCCCTTCGGCAGCTTGGCGATCTCGGCCAGCACGGCCTCGCGCGAGCGGTCGCAAATGTAGTCGCCGAGCGCATCGAGCGAGTCGATGCCGAACTCGGTCATCATCTCGACCAGGCGCTCGCAGCCGACGTCGTTGCAGCCGGCGAGCGAGTAGGTGTCGCCCTCGGTGTCGATCGGCAGCCGCGTGTTGGTACGGATCATCGCCATCAGCGTCTCGTTGACGACGCCCTGGTCGATCAGCTTCAGCATGGGGATGTAGAGCCCCTCCATGAACACGTCGGTGGCGTCGGGCCCGAAGCCGATGCCGCCGATGTCCATGAGATGACTGGTGCAGGAAAACAGCGCGACCGGCTTGCCGTCCTTGAAGCAGGGCGTGGTGACGACGAAATCGTTGAGATGGCCGGTGCCCATCCAGGGATCGTTGGTGATGTAGGCGTCGCCCTCCTTCATCGTCTCGATCGGAAAGTGGGCGATGAAGTGCTTGACCGATTCCGCCATCGAATTGACATGGCCGGGGGTGCCCGTCACCGCCTGCGCCAGCATCCGTCCCTTGAGGTCGAACACGCCGGCCGAGAGGTCGCCGCATTCGCGCACGATCGGGCTGAAGGCGGTGCGGAGCAGCACCTGCGCCTGCTCCTCGACCACGGCGATCAGTCGGTGCCACATGATCTGAAGGTCGATCAGACTCGCGCCGCTTGCCTTGCTCATGATCAGGCCGCCTTCCGTTCCATGACGATGCTGCCGGCACCGTCGATATGGGCATCAAAACTGTTGGAGACGAACGTCGAAGTCTCGTCCTCCGCGATCACGGCGGGACCTGCAATCGTCGCGCCCGGCGCCATATCCTCGCGGCGGTAGAGCGGAATCTCGATCACCTCCCCTGCCCGGCCGTCGAAGAATTTGCGGCTGCCGGTCGCCTTCCCGGCCGGCTTGCGCGTCACGGCCGCGACAGTAGCCGGATTGCGCGCCTCGGTCGTCGCGAGCACGGACCAGCTCAACACCTCTATTGCCGCACCCGGGATCGACCGCTCGAACATCGCCGCATAGTCCGCCTCGAACTTCTGGCGCAGGCCGGCCAGATCGGCCGTCGCCAGCCGCCGGTTCGGCAACTCGATCGAGATCTCATGGCCCTGGCCGACATAGCGCATGAAGGCGGCGCGGCGCTCGCGGACCGGCGCACCGGCCGCACCCGTCTCGACCAGCGCACGCGCTTCCGTCACCATCTCCTGGAGCAGGTCGGAAACCCCTTCAGTGTCGAAATCGTCCAGCCGGACATGACGGCTGCGCACCAGTTCATAGGCGATCGGAGCCGCAAGGAAGCCGACGGCCGAACCCACGCCGGCATTGGAAGGGACGATCACGCGGGAGACACCGATCTTCTCGGCGACCCGCGCCGCATGTAGTGGCGCCGCGCCGCCGAAGGCGATCAGCGTGTGCTGCCCGACAATCTCACCGCGCTCGACCGCATGCACGCGCGCCGCACTCGCCATGTTCTCGCAGACGACCTCGTGCACGGCATAGGCTGCAGTCTCAGCCGACAGACCCAGCGGCTCGCCCACGGCGCGCAGCAGCGCCTGCTTCGATAGCTCCGGGTCGAGCTTGATCGTTCCACCCGCGAAATCGTCGGGATCGATCATGCCGAGCGCAACGTCGGCATCCGTCACGGCCGGGCGCAAGCCGCCGCGGCCGTAGCAGGCGGGCCCTGGCTCCGACGAGGCACTTTCGGGGCCGACCGTGACGCGCTTCATCGCATCGACATGGGCGATCGAGCCGCCGCCGGCGCCGATCTCGACCATCTCGATCACGGGAATCCGCACCGGCAGACCCGAACCTTTCAGGAAGCGCGCTGCGCGATCAACCTCGAACACGCGCGAGGTCTCGGGCTGGTATTTTTCGATCAGGCAGATCTTTGCCGTGGTGCCGCCCATGTCGAAGGACAGCACCTTGCTCTCGCCGAGACGCGCCGCGATCTGCGCCGCGAAAATGGCGCCGCCGGCCGGACCGGATTCGACGAGACGGACCGGAAAACGCCGCGCCGTCTCGATCGAGGTGACGCCGCCGCCGGAGGTGACGAGATAGATCGCGCCGCGGTACTGCTCGACTTGCAAGGCGTCGGACATGCGGGCGAGATAGCCATCGATCAGCGGCTGCACATAGGCGTTGGCCACCGCAGTCGATGTGCGCTCATATTCGCGGATCTCCGGGCACACCGCGGAAGATACAGTCACGGAAATGCCGGGCATCTCCTCGCTGATGATCGCGGCCGTGCGGCGCTCGTGCTCGGGATTGGCGTAGGAGTGCAGGAACGCGACCGCGACACTCTCGACGTTCAGCGCGCGCAATCGTGGCGCGAGCGCGCGCACCGCCGCTTCGTCCAGCGGGAGGCGGACGGCGCCATGCGCGTCGATGCGCTCGGGCACCGTGAAGCGCAGGGACCGCGGCGCCAGCGGCTTCGGCTTGTCGATGGAGAGGTCATACTGGTCGTAGCGGCTCTCGGTGCCGATATCGAGCACGTCGCGAAAGCCCTCGGTCGCGATCAGCGCCGTCTTGGCGCCGCGACGCTCGATGATGGCGTTGGTCGCCAGCGTCGTGCCGTGAATGAAGACGTCGATGTCGCTGATATGGGCGCGCGCATCGGCGAGAATGAGCCGCATGCCATCAAGCACCGCTTGTTCGGGCCGCTGCGGTGTCGTCAGCAATTTGCGCGTCTTGCGCACCTCGCCCACGTCCAGCACGATGTCGGTGAACGTGCCACCGATATCGACGGCAAGCCGCACCTCGGCTCCCTCAAGCATTCCAAATTCTCCGTGCTGATCGTCAAGACTGAGGACAAAAGCGCAGCAATTTCCATGCCATGAACGACAGGAACCTGCGGCGTCCAGCTATTCTGCTTGGCACCCATGCAATAGGCAAGGCGTGTTCGCAGCCCGCGCGATCAGAGCAGGAATGCAAGCGCCGCTTCACAGCGCTCCTCGACCTTCAGCGTGAGGAGATCATCGGCGCGGGTGCGTCCGAGATTGACCGCAGCGATCGGGATTTGCCGCTGCGCGGCAGCCTGCACGAAGCGGAATCCGGAATAGACCATCAGTGACGAGCCGACGATGAGCATGGCGTCGGCCTGCGCCAGATGAGCCTGCGCGGCAGCGACCACGTCGCGCGGGACGTTCTCGCCGAAGAACACGACATCGGGCTTGAGGATGCCGCCGCAGGTTTCGCAGGCCGGCACCTTGAACGACGAAAAATCCGCATGCTCGAGGTCGGCATCGCCGTCGGGCGCATCGGCGGCATCGAGCGTCAACCATTCCGCATTGGCGTGGCCGAGCGTCTCCTGGAATTCGCTCCGCGGCGTCTTTCGGCCGCAGCCCATGCAGCGGACCAGATCGAGCCGACCGTGCAGGTCGATCACCTGGCGGTGGCCGGCGGATTGATGCAGCCGGTCGACGTTCTGGGTCAGCAGCATTCCGCAACGCCCGCTCGCCTCGAGCCGGGCGAGCGCGTGATGCGCATCGTTCGGCCTCGCCTGGCCGAACCGCCGCCAGCCGATCAGGCTGCGCGCCCAATAGCGCCGACGCGTACGCTCTTCCGACATGAACGCCTGGAAGTTCACCGGCTGGGTCCGCTTCCAGTTGCCGTGACTGTCGCGATAATCGGGAATGCCCGAATTAGTGCTGCAGCCGGCGCCGGTCAGCACGAACAGATTTTCGTGCCGCTGAACGAAGTCTTCGAGCGGAGCTTTTTCCATGTCGCAGATGTAGTCTGCGCAGGCGGGTTTTGCCAGATGGCCAGGAAGCCCGGTTAGCTCGCCCAATTGTCCCGAAACTCGGGAAACAGCGTCAGGCCCCCGCAGGCATAGATGGTCTGGCCGGTGATGTAGCTTGCTTCGTCCGAAGCGAGGAAGGCGAACACGGCGGCGATCTCCTCCGGCGTGCCGACGCGGCCGAGCGGAATGTGGCTGGTGACCACGCCGCGCTTTTCCGGATCGCCGGTCCAGGCCGCGTTGATCGGGGTGTCGATCGCACCGGGGCCGACCGCATTGACGCGAATGCCGCGGCCGGCGAATTCGAGCGCCAGCGTGCGCGTCAGATTGGCCATGCCGCCCTTGCTGATGGAATAAGCGAGATAGCCGGGTTTCGGGATGATCTGGTGCACGCTGGAGCAGTTGATGATGCTGCCGCCTGCGCCGCGCGCGACGAAATGGGCGAGCGCCTTCTGCGCGCAGAGCACGGCGCCGTTGAGGTTGACGTCGATGATGCGGCGATAGGTGTCGATGTCGAGCGCCTCGCTCGGCGATTCCCGCTGGAAGCCGGCATTGTTGACCAAGCAGTCGAGGCGCTTCCAGCGCGCCAAAACCGTCTCGAACATCGCGGCGACCTCCTGCTCATTGCTCACGTCGGCCTTGACGATGGCATGATCGAGCCTGCCGTGGCCGCGATCGCTCGATGCCGTGCGTACCAGCGCGAGCACCTCCTCCGCCTTTTCGGGATGATCGACATAATTGATGGCGACAGTCGCACCTTCCTGCGCCAGCCTGATTGCGACGGCGCGCCCTATGCCCTGGGAGGCGCCGGTCACCAAAGCGTATTGGCCGACGAGGCGCGAGGAAAAGGTGGTCGAGCGGTCGGTATGTGGCATCGTTCTTCTCCGGGAGACACATCAACATGGAGGGAACCGGCGTTTTGTTCCATCCGTCGGCGCGCCGCTGGGATTCACTCCTCGCGGCGAGCCAGGCGCGAAGTCAGGATTTGATAGAGGATGATCGCGCCAAAAGTTGCGGTGCCGATCCCGCCGATCGTGAAAGCGCCGAATTTCAGCGTGAGGTCGCCGGCGCCTGCGGTGAGCGCGACCGCGACGGTGATCAGGTTTGCCGGACTTGAGAAGTCGACCTTGTTCTCGACCCAGATCCGGCCGGCCATCGCGGCGATCAATCCGAACAGCACGATCGAGAGCCCACCGATGACGGGACCCGGGATCGACAGGACCATCGCGCCGAATTTCGGTGAGAAGCCGAGCACGATCGACACCACCGCCGCGAAGGCAAACAGCAAGGTCGAATAGACCTTCGTGGCCGCCATGACGCCGATGTTCTCCGCATAGGTGGTAACGCCGGTGCCGCCGCCGCAGGCGGCCACGATGGTCGCGAGGCTGTCGGCGAGCAAGGCGCGGCCGAGATAGTCATCGAGGCTCCGGCCCGTCATGGCGCCGACGGCCTTGATGTGACCGAGGTTCTCGGCGACGAGGATGATCGCGACCGGCGCTATCAAGAAGATCGCATCCGCATGGAACGTCGGCGTGGTGAAGCTCGGCAGGCCGATCCACGGCGCCGCCGAAACTTGCGTGAAGTCGATCGGCTTGCCGAAGCCGAGGCCGTTCGCGAACAGCAGGTACAAAAGATATCCGCCGATCGCGCCGAGGATGATCGGCAGGCGGCGCCACAGGCCCGGTGCGCCCACGGCAACCACGCCAATGATCAGAACGGTCGCGAGCCCGATTCCCGTGTCGAATGCATTGGCGCTCACTGCCTTGACCGCCACGGGCGCGAGGTTGAGACCGATCGCGGCGACCACAGCGCCGGTGACGGCCGGCGGCAACAGCCTCTCGACCCAGCCAACCCCCGACCACATCACGATCAGCGCGATCACGCCGTAGAGGACGCCGGCCCCGACGATGCCGCCAAGCGCAACCGACAGGTTCGGGTTCGGCCCGTGCCCGGCATAGCCTGTGGCGGCGATCACGACCGCGATGAACGCGAAGCTCGAGCCGAGATAGCTCGGCACGCGTCCCGCGACGATGACGAAGAAGATCAGCGTGCCGATGCCGGAAAACAACACCGCAACATTGGGATCGAACCCCATCAGCAGCGGCGCGATGATCGTCGAGCCCGACATTGCGACGCAATGCTGGAGACCGGAGACGACGGTCTGGCCGAGCGGCAGCCGCTCCTCGGGCATGATCACGCCGGAGGACTTCAGAGTCCAACGCGGAAAATAGCCTTGCGCTCGCTGTTCGGAGCCCGTTGCAATCGGCATGTTCCCCCCAGTTGCGGTGCAGCGATCGATCTTCGTGCGAACAGACAAAAATGTGATTGTCGCTTCTGCGGCGGCCATCACATGATGCAAATCAAACAAGATCAATACGTTCCGGGGCCTATTCTATGACACAGATTGCGATCCAGCCAGCCATCCACCGGCGGCACCAGCCCTGGTACAAGATCCTCTACATCCAGGTGCTGATCGCGATCGCGCTCGGCGTGCTCGTTGGCTATTTCTATCCCGATCTCGGCAAGGCGCTGAAGCCGCTCGGCGACGGTTTCATCGCGCTGATCAAGATGATGATCGCACCGGTGATCTTCTGCACCGTGGTGCACGGCATCTCCTCGATGGGCGACCTCAAGCGCGTCGGCCGGGTCGGGCTGAAGTCGCTGATCTATTTCGAGACGGTCTCGACCGTGGCGCTCGCGGTCGGCCTGCTGGTCGGCGAGGTGCTCCAGCCCGGGCACGGCTTCAACATCGATCCCGCCACGATCGACCCGAAATCGGTGGCGACCTACGTCACCAAGGCCAAGGAAGAAGGCATCGTCGCCCATCTGATGGCGATCATCCCCGATAGCTATCTGGGCGCCATCGCACGCGGCGATCTGTTGCAGGTGCTGCTGATCTCGATCCTATCGGGCTTCGCCATTGCCTTTCTCGGCAAGGCCGGCGAGCCGATTGCGGAAGCGATCGACAAGGCCGCGAAAATGTTCTTCGGCATCATCCGCATCATCGTGCGCGTCGCCCCGATCGGGGCGTTCGGCGCAATGGCCTTCACCGTCGGCGCCTATGGCCTCGGTTCGCTGCTCAACCTGGCGGCCCTGATCGGCACGTTCTATCTCACCAGCATCCTGTTCGTTGTGGTCGTGCTCGGCGCGATCGCGCGGCTCGCCGGCTTCTCCATCCTGCGTTTCATCGCCTACATCAAGGACGAGCTCCTGATCGTGCTCGGTACCTCGTCGTCTGAGACGGTGCTGCCGCAGATGATCC of the Bradyrhizobium sp. WSM1417 genome contains:
- a CDS encoding ABC transporter substrate-binding protein, giving the protein MKTVLPIVVGAVIGLLNPAQGRSLDAVRASGVLGLCAHPNSLPFASKAADPPGFQIELGQALAHELGVSLRLDWIITQYQMRSAGCDIVLDVIADREAQGETRLRISKPYYRTGVALAVPSSSSLASFQSLNEHTKVGVQVGSVAAMIISQRHVPTSTFGFESDSLDALSNHEIDAAAVTPTAASYFNLTHPDKAFRILDRDESLTDLNWNVAVGMVRPDDALRDTIDGALERLRSDGTIDRIYGRYGVVLQTPK
- a CDS encoding cytochrome c codes for the protein MKKITALLWAVLGASLLYAAPVQAQSAAPIPDNGTLDVEQLFAGTCGFCHSAGGRAAGKGPQLMNSPRDDDYLHSRIKNGKSGAMPAFGGAFTDAQIDQIVKYIRALKPREG
- a CDS encoding PQQ-binding-like beta-propeller repeat protein — its product is MKKPWCKSGLPLIAGATLMVSSALAQSVDTARIENGGQNDWLTYHGSYKSYHYSPLAQINANNIGNLNVAWTHIPGRSTRGLQSMPLVADGVLYYSGSYSRVFALNGATGEVIWSHFPELDEALISRQTHSPYNRGVALGEGKVFVGTMDGRVLGLDMKSGKVLWETRLIDSQKLTVGFTGAPLYAKGTVIIGAQGGEWPGRGPIFGLDATTGKKKWEFLTVAGTDEAMKTWGNDSWRTGGGGGWMPGTYDSETNTILWGTANPAPLYDWSGADYKTQGARPGDNLYTSSVIGLDVDTGRLKFHHQELPHDAWDFDSAVGEFVMLERDGQKFVVHPNKGGFVFVYDRNLAVKNVWRLVENINFVKDIDPKTGALIGRRDFSAGKVTEPPLCPFIGGGVSWNAGSYNPKTGLYYKIGQEWCMTLDVQKTTPVTAPQVQLNIGADFKMVPPPGGEIYGHLDARDPITGAKKWEVRYPEPPLGSVLSTAGNLVFVPDSRGILHAYDAETGAELWSHNNGTGHQGGIVSYSVNGKQYIAVVAGFGGMLADEYAPNFGGAYKSMPRDDGALVVFSLK
- a CDS encoding TRAP transporter large permease; this encodes MTIEVVALFAILFALLACGVWIGLTLALTATLLLAMFRSIPLDKLLPQYAWNILTTQELLALPLFILMGELLFRTRLSRSLFQGLAPWAGLLPGRLLHVNVIGCTIFAAISGSSAATTQVIGRMSLNELTRRGYSRDIAIGSLAGAGTLGFLIPPSNIMIIYGVLGDVSILKLFTAGVLPGLLLAATFMGWVMLHTTLDPSMVPETEAKLSQVPWRERFAALKDLAPALFLIACVLGSMYGGLATPSEAAAVGVLGAALVAWAQGSMSQQVMRDVLIGSVVTCSMIALIVLGASILGNAAAFLGIPQAVAAFVKGLGLSPFMLIVVLIIFYLILGCFLDGFSMIVMTLPIVLPIVKGAGFDEIWFGIFLVLAVEMAQITPPVGFNLFVIQGLTDDGLGYIARVTMPYLLIMVGFVLLLTLWPGIVTILPRVLYG
- a CDS encoding TRAP transporter small permease subunit; amino-acid sequence: MADVLPASSQSLNAAAPAPLRILLDGIDRLGRLDGWIGGGCLLMLTLLMLCEVATRFLSNFLPFFPPTISIAWEYSSYLMAASFTFGAAMTLRVGGHIRVVLLLKNVPAPFQRAIEILSAAAGFAFMAFLTSSMAKFAFGAYVRGQVSTSSDTPLWFPQGVVAFGMLLLTLQFLARAIQAVLGLPLEDHRMKASPVE
- a CDS encoding TRAP transporter substrate-binding protein, with amino-acid sequence MITRRNFTAGAATLLAAGHISTRARAATVSWDMSTVWPDGNFHTQNAFAFAEEVKKQSGGSVAITVKAGGQLGFKGPEHLRAVRDGLVPLADVLNIQQVGDEPFMGVESIPFLCGSMDELKVLHKYVRPEYEKVAARNNQKILYIVPWPTQYLHLKVKVADVDGLKNIKIRVPDKNAVDMLAVVGMAPVMIPWGETIPALASGAVSGVSTSSVSGVDGKFWEFLKYIYPTNHVWSSQMLTVNLDSWKALSADQQQLVAGIAAKMEPGFWANSLKADVDSLNRLKEGGMEVVPVSEAMITDIRAKTAPQLEAFVKRVPAADKPVRAYLAEMKR